The following is a genomic window from Arvicanthis niloticus isolate mArvNil1 chromosome 10, mArvNil1.pat.X, whole genome shotgun sequence.
GTCTCTGGTGGTAACACAGGTCTGGGACATCAACACAAACCCCAGCTGCCATAGGACCACAACCTAGGCATGGCCCCTGGCAGCAGCCTGAGCCTGGATGTCCCCATGGCCTCAAGTAGTAGTGCATCAGCCTGATTCCTTATACACACAGAGCATAAGCTCAGGGGTAGCACCACCTTTAATGGATTGGACCCTCCCATGTAGGtcacttattaagaaaatgtcccacaggcttcTGGCTTTCCTTCCCTAAGACTATggggtcattttctcaattgtgatTCTCTCCTCacaactctagcttatgtcaagtttacacacacacacacacacacacacacacacacacacacacacacgaaagaagcaaagacagaaaggaCCAAGACACATAACTGCCACATTCCCTGTCCTATGTAGGCTCTGTCTGGTAGTTTGGCAAACACTGACATAATGAAGGCGAACAAATATTGGGTGAATGAATAAGTGCATGATGGAGCAAACAAATGAACACGTGTATTCCAACATCTGGAAAACAGAGGGCCGCGTCAGGTAATTTCTAAGATCTCATTTAGAATTCTGACATTTGATTTCTCTCTATCATTTTCTTTATACGCCAGGACTGTGGGAATTCACAAATAGAGACATTCCTGTGGACACAGGATCATAATGTTCTATTTCAATTTGTCTACCAATTACATATGTTGTATCTTCTGTCTTCcctaaccctttcctccctgagtttGCACAGaccaggaaagggaaaaggagggcCAAAAGTGTAGTAGACTTACAAAGGTTTCTTTATGgctttatggtattttttttttgtcatctgtaAGGTCCCAAGACTGATGTATTAGTTATCATTCTGCTACTGTGAGAAAACACCTTGACCGAGGCAGCTtgtggaagagtttattttgggcttacattttcagagagttagagtctATGAGGGCAAAGTGAGGGTAGGAATggtggagcagcagctgagagcttatacCTAAAATCACAAATAGGACACAGAGAGGATGCCCTGGAAATGGTGCATGCTTTTGAAATCTCCAAGCCTGACCCAGTAACATACTTTCTTCagcaaagccatacctcctaggCCTCCTCAAACCAAACAGGGttaccaactggagaccaagtattcaaatatctgagaCTTATGGTTGCATCTCAAAGCACCACAGCTGAAATTGGATGTGGAGGAAAGAGGCCTAGAATCTCTGTGACTGGGAAAGTTGTGTTATCTTTTGGACCAAGGACAGATAAAGCTAGGTCAAAGGAGACTGTGAATAtttggcctctttttttcttgataaccATCCATTGCTTGTAGCTACTTTTCTCATACTCACGGCTAGGGGATTTAGATATTCATAGGAGGACTGCAATAGTGCAATGTGGGTCTTGAGGGATTTAAAGAAGGCTGGTCATGCCAGGTGGTGGCATACATCCTtaatccagcacttcagaggcagaggcaggcggatctttgagttggaggccagcatggtctatatagtgagtttcacaacagccagaactacacaaaaagatcctgttttgaaaaatccaaaacaactaaccaaacaactcaaaagaaaagagaagagaagaaaggaaggaagaaaggaagaagaaagacagaagaaaggaaggaaaggaaggaaaggaaggagagagagagcgagacacagagcgagagagagagagaagcaaagctGTTTCTTCTTGAAGTTCACCCAAAGAGTTCTAAATGGTTCATGGGGTTAGGCCCTCAGAGAACACAAGGAAAAGAGATGTCAGTGGGAGCCAGAGGTTggggggctgggggaagggcactcTATTTGCACTGAAGGTAGAGGTGATGTCCACTCCAAATTACATTGTCATCAATATTGATTGGGAGTAAAGACACGTTTTACCTCATAGTCATGTTCCAGGGTGAGCATGCTGGGACACCTTACTGTGTAGAAGCAAGTGTGGCTGGGGCAGGGAGGAGAAGACTTTCATCTGGGCACTGTTCTAAAGGAACTACAGGAGGAGCTGACATATGAAGCTCTTCAATGCTTGACATCTTATCTACAGGACCAACATCCCACCCCATCGTTAATTGCCACACAAGCCAAAGGTAACACACAACAAAGGGTACACATTTATGACATTTCTACTCTGGGAGTGCCCAAATCTCCCCAATTGACTGGATAGTCACTCAGTGAGAATGTGTGACCCAAGGATACGGGAGGCAGAGCTAGAAGAAGGACTCTTCTAGAATCAGAGCAATTCAGGACAATTTCTAGAGTAGTAGGAATGAGGCAAGGATATCAACAACCTTCTCCCAGGGATGCATGGGGATAAAATGTAAGGGTTACCATTTATTGAAAAAtcatgaggtgggggtgggatggggcatTGCTCAGTCAGGTTACAATTGTGGGTACCATAATCTGCCTTCATgaaggtttctgtttgtttgtttgtttgtttttgtctgagacgggatttctctgtgtagccctggctgtcctggaactcactctacagaccaggctggcctcaaactcagcaagccacctgcctcttcctcccaagtgctgggattagagttgTGTGACACTCTACCTGGCTCATAAAGGCATCCTTATTCCTATTTTATAGCTGGAAAGTCCGAGGCTTGAAAAAGTTAAATGCATTGATTAGGACCAAAACAAATGGAACTGAGATTAAAAGTCAAGTCTTTCTAATTCAAAACTGTGTGGGGAATCCTCCCAGGTccacagtttttctttctgtgggtATATCCTTACTAACAAGCTTTATTGTCTAGTAGAATAACATTTAGATAGTCTCAAACACATGTAGGACACTCAAGTGGATCCATGAATCTTTTCCAAGGGTGACAAAGGGCCAAGCCAGAAAGCATCAAGTGTTCCCACTGATGAAAGCAGCCAGAGTCCTGTGCTGGCCTCCGAGTACAGAGAACTTGGGAAAGCAATCCTGGCTTCAAAGCTATAGCTAAAACTCAGGGAACTTGTAAGGCATCCAGGCATAACACAAGTTCATGAACTCAACAAGAGCCTATAGCATCCTTAAAGGTGGAGAGACAATGTAGCTTCTTTTCCACCAATGCCTGCCACTCAGCTGCATTCATCCAGCCTGTGGGGCTGACAGGCTGCACTGAACTCTGTCACTGAACCTCTTAGGAGGCTAATGCCCCATCCCATCCCTGTGCTTCAGGCTTCTCTCTCAATGgtgcctttcttccctctttccagacAAGCATGCAGGTCCTTATTTGCACCACTGCCAAGTTGGACAGTTTGGGGGTCGGGGTGGGGATGCCAGATTTTAAAGTAGAACTgcaaacagaaatgaagacaatATACCCCTTGTTTGCATACATGAAGCGCTAAAAAGAATAATAGAtttcagaagttttattttttttatttattgtgtatgcattttgtacatgtttttgtgtgtgtttgtgtggggataagtgtgcgcacacacatggaGGCCAAGGGTCAAAATTGAATGTCATCTTCGATTGCTTctctactttgattttttttttttcagtatctctcagtggcctggaatTTACCAATTAGGCtaaactggctgaccacaaaacCCAAGAGATTCTTCTGGCTCTGCCTTCTCAGTATCTGGATTATAGATGCTCAGCGctatctggctttttatgtggatgctggtgATCCAAAGTCAGatgacaagcattttaccaaccgACCCATGTCCACAATGTCCAGAAGTCCTTAAAAGGGGGGCAAAGTGTGGTCTAGGCCAACTCTCCATGCCTTGTGGCCTTTAGAGAAAGCTCataaaagaagatgaaagaagtgAGTTTGTGCTTGCGATGCTCAAAGTGGACAAAGGACCCAGAATACAAGATATTCTGGAATTCAGTTCTCAGGAGCCACAGACCCTTTGTATGCAGGCCATTAATATAGTGAAGAATCTCAGGCAGAAAAGATACACAACATTTGGCCCAGGGGGCACAGCAGGGCAGAAACTCAGGGACATAAGGGACTCAAATTACTTCACAATGTAGGCAGCAGCATCTGGGCCAGTTAGGATCCTATTTATAACAAGGATGCCTGCCACATACCATTGAGATGTTAATAATGCCAAAATATCCTGAAAACCAAAGAGGAGCCTGGGAAATTTCACATGGAGATCTCATGCCTATGGAAGTTAGTCAGCGGTTATACTTTcctgaaagagagacagaaacacaaacagcTGAGGTTAACGAGAGAGGGTTAGATGGGCAGAAGTCATGTCAGTTTAGTGCAGGGACAAGGATATCTTCCAGGGTAGTGACTGCCaaggtcacacacacagtcacatggcTCTGGGTATAGGAACTATAGGTTTCCAGGGGAAATTAATCAGGAATCAGGCAGAGGTCATGGTTTACAGTGACAATCCTGGTTAGGGCTATAGCTCCAGCAGTAGAGTACATATTAGGATGAACAAGGCCAAGTCTAATTCCCAACGTCATAAaaggaaaggctggagagatgtctcagtagctaagagcaccagttgctcttatagaggagccaggtttggttcctggcacctaCATGGATGCTTACAGCCATCCATAAGCACCctaggggatctgatgacctcttctaatatctgtgggcatcaggcatgcacgtgatgatgtacaaacatacatgcaggcaaactacTCATataataagacaaataaacctttaaataaatatatatgcaaagaaaaaGGGTACAAACCCTGACATCTTGACTTTACATTGTATGTGtagttttggagaagatacttTAGTGGGCTGAGCCTCAGTGTTCACAAACTTTAATGAGGCCAACACAGATAGTGACCACTCCAAGGGAAGGTGGTGAGAATTAGCTGAGATGCTAGGGTGTTGTATTAGCAAAAGTTGAGTATTAGAAGTAGGTAGTGCTTGGTGATCTGCCATACACAGTTCAACGCCAGCATTCAACTCCTTAGGCCTCTTCACAAATCAACAAACGGTTCACTACTGTCCTATACATGCATCTACATCTCAAAGCCCAAAGGACATGGTCACTTGAGTTATTTTGGACTTGGGACAAGTGTTGAGATGTGGGCTTCCTGAACCCCATTTGGGCTAGAAGAATATGAGGCACATCTATACTTCATGCCTTCTGTCTCTGAAGTCATGCCTGCAAAACACCAAGGAGCAGAGAGTAATTTGTTCTCAGGATCACACCCAGAGGACTGTTGTTGGGTGCCAATGTTCCTATCAGAATTGTAACATTAACACGGGCCATGAGGGCATAAAGCCAGCCATGTTATCCAGGAAACTGGCAGCATCAGCATAGCAACGGAAGCAGTTCCAGCCTTCCTTCGCGtctcctgtttttcttctcttctctttcctccaacaccagtctagaactcactgtgcaaTGCAGGTTAACTTCACACTTGAGACCCACTTGCCTCCTCCTCTGAGGGCTGGGATAACAGGTGCACTCCACCACACACCATTTAACAGCTATTTTTCCCGTGTACTTAACTATGTTCCAGACATCTTGCTGGCCTCTTGCCATGTTACTATTAACTTAATCTTTTCCCAAGCCTACCACGATGGTGATACTATCCTGATCCCCACTTGTTAGATGAGGAGCTAAGGGACTCAGATATTTAATAGCTTGCCCAAGGTCACCTTAGTGGGTGGTAATATCCAAACCCAGACTAGAACCTTTCTCTTGACCAGCATTAATTTTGGCCACACCATGATGTCACAGGTAGCATATTacaaattactattttaatatcCTAAGCACTCTAATAAGAAATATTAGGTATGTGggggttttgtgtgtttgtgtgtttgtttgaatttttttgagCATATTAGTTTTGAGTGCCCATAATTCAGAACTACTGAGGTTTGTATCCCGGGTCAACTACTCTCTTCACAATAGACTCACATGGGAATCAGtgctgagagatggagacagagccaTAGCAGTCCTGGATTCTGTGCCACTAACCATCTCCCTGTACTTCACGCACCAGCTAAATTACCATGAACATTTCTTGAGCCAATAATTGGACCAATAAACGAATTTGAGGACTACTCCCCAACCCTGTAACACCCACAGCTCTGTCTAGGTAGGTACTAGATAGGGGAGAAGGCGGGTcctagagggagggagaaggtggAGTCTACCATAGGGATGAGGTGGGGGTTAGAGTGAGGATAGGATGTTACAGGCTTTTTCCTGAAACATTTCCCCAGAAAACGACATGAAGTTGGAGGTTCATGAGCAGAGCAGGCAGGAGTGAAGGAAGAATGGCTTGCTCTGTGGGAGGAAGGAGTGAATGCAAACAGGAGGCCCAGGGCCACCTGCAGGATGACTGAGAGGCCTCTGAGGAGGGAGTGGAAGGGAGGAGAGCCAGCTGTGGCAGGAAGGGAAGGCGGGAACTGAGGGAGCCTGAGGTTCAGCCCGGTTCAGGCAGAGAGGGAAGCCCCACTGTATTTCTTGGCTGCTCCGTGGATGCAGGCAAGAAGGTTGAATGTATTACGTTGGCCCCACCTACTGAGCCTCTCTCTGAAGCTGCTGCATTGGACACAGAAGGGTGAGATACAGAGACGGAGTCTCTGCTCGCAGGAAACTGTGGTTCCAGTAGCTGAGAGGTGAGACAGAAGCCTGAGCAGGGTGCTCCACACCTTCGTCATCTGCATTTTCCAGGTAAGCAAATGtttatgtggaagccagaagtaaAGGGCAAGGGTCTAAGCAGAGGCAGCGGCGGGAGGAGGCTGGAGTTGGCGAAAGCTGGAAGGAGTCCTGGGAGAGGAGCAGGAGCTAATGCAGGAGCAGAAACAAGCCCCAGGCTAGGCTTCTGAAGCATGTCTAGGAGAAGTGTGGCCTGCACCAGGTCCACAGCTGGCTGACGGGTGTGGATGAAGCTCAGGAAGGGGCTGTGTTCTCATGGCCGCAGAACcagtgcatctggagagaagtTCCAGAAACACCGCTTTTTCAGTGTTCCTCTTCCTGACAAGGTATATTTGTGTAGACTTTGCCAGATAACCAGATCCCAAGTCCCTGATCTCCTCTTAGCCTTCTTCCTGGCTGAGAAAGAACAAAAGTCTTCAACTGCTCTGGAAGGGAGAAAGCAGGGTGACTATATTCAGTGGGTATAGGGCTTGCCAGAAAAGGGATTCTCTGTCAGGAAAGGCAATTTGCCCTGAGGGTCCTGAGAAAGGTAAGCTAGCAGAACCTTGCTTGATGCCCTGAGGAGTTTTACTGGTGGCCCAGAGGACAGGAACAAGTCATAGGCTATGGACAACAGGGCACATTATAGGTCACAGATGGATAAGGTGAATGTTCTACAGAATGGACCAAAAGGATGATGTcacagagagaggatgagaccTCAGGTATCTGTTTCATACAAAGCTAGCATCCCTTTGTTCCCCAGCAGGGCCATTCCAGACCTGACCCAGCATTCTAGTCATCTGGAGTTTGCTAGCAGTGTGTCTCTTCTGTgtgctacacatacacacatgcacagagttGCTCTCCAAGATCCAAAATGCTGAAAATATTCCAGACTTGCTTCCTGGTCCAAACATATATCAGCCATACTCTGACATGTGATGAGCTCAGTGTATCAAAAGGAATACCCCTGGGCTTCAGGACACAGAGGGACATGAAATGCCGAACACAGGCAGGTCTACAATATGTCTCCTTCTAACTCACAGCTTCTGTATGCAAAGTAAGAAGGGAAGCTTCCTTGCACTCCACACACAGTCACTGGGCAGTAAGcaggaaggagtgggagaggACAGTTTAAAAGGACAGGTACAGGACATAGCAAGTACGAGATGTCTCCTCTCATTCCCACTGAGGTGGAGGCGGAAAGTGGTGCAGACAGTGAGAGAGTTCAGTGACAGTTACCGTTCTGTGTTCTGTGACTAATATTCCTGGCCGCCTGGAGCAGCAGTCTGTATAGCATGCATCCCGACTCTCAGCCGGCCTTGGCCTCTTTCTCCTGCAGAGGGCAATCTGGGTCAATGAGCACAGGGAGGAGTCCAGTGCTGAGCCAGCACAGCCAAGGTTCCTTGGCCCAGCAAACACAAGGGGCTTTGATGTCTGCAGAGAGCACCAGCTCTCCCTCTCCAGGATGCTGTGGCTGCTTTTGGCATGGCCTAACCCCAGGGCAGGCCTTGCTCTGGAGGCCACAGCTAAGAGGTAGCAGTGTTTGGGGTTCAACATACAGCCATGGAATTGGAGAAAAGGCCCTGAGCTGGTGTCTGTGAGCTAGGTGGCCCTGGTCAGGCAGAAAAACCTCATTAAAGTTCAGGGTCCTGTCTGTAAGATGAAAGGGAAGATACAATAATAGCAGCTTCTATCTGGAAGGTCTCTGGAAGGAATAAGTAAAAATGTGTCTGGAAAATAGCACAGTACCTGCCCAGAAAACCGGGGAAAGTTGGGACTTATTGTATCTGGCTGGCATCCGTAATATGTTCCTTCAAAACTAAAGCAAGACCACTGCATTGGCCAGTGACTAATTCCCAGGCCTACCCCAAAGCCATCAGCTGTTTCGCTCTTCAGAAGCCATTGACTCACAGGTACATTTCTTGTTAACTGACACTCTTCACTTTGTCTGCATCTTCAAgctaaagcaaaatgaaattgaaaataagATTCAGGTGGCTTCTACATCTCATGGCTTGCTGTCCAAACTTTAAGTCCATGCTTGTTATGCTTGGGGAGCATGTAGGTATGTGAGCCATGGGGGCATAGAGTATAAATTCCCATGTGTGTTTAAAATGGAGCATCTTAAACTCAAGGTAAGCATTCTTTCCTCCCTGAGTGTCTCTGTTTACCTTCCATGGGAGTCAGAGCCTTTTCATTCATTGCAAGATCCTAAAGTCTTGCTTAAGCAGACAGGTGGCTTGGGAACCTGCCTGCTGTCTTATGTTATCACCCCATTTTTCTGGGGGACCACTCTTCGCCATCAGAAGAGATGGCCCACACAGTTCAATGCCTGGGAGGCAGCCCTGATGCCCATTACAGGATAATACATTTATCCTGTTGGCAGGGACATCAGGAGCTAACCTGGTTTTCCAACTAGAGGACACTGTGAGTATCAGATGTCTTAAAGTCTGTTTTTTACTGTTTCATCAAGCTCCCCAACCCCAGAGACCATCTGTTTTGCTAGCATTTGAGATACAGGCACCCAGCAAATCTCCCTACCTCCAATTGTCTCTGACAGCGCTCTCTCTGGGCTTCTAGCAAGAAAGATTTTCAAAGGGAAGATGAGTGATTATGGCAGTTTCAGCAGGAATCAGAGACACCTTCATTCCATGATGTTCAACAATATGAACAAGGTACCTGGCATGGATATCAGTAGGAAACAGAGCCATATATCCTCTGGCTATGAAGGAGATTAAGTATGTTCACTGATGTTTGTTCCTCACCTATCCCCATCCCCTCCCTGCCTTCTGCAGGAGCTGTGAGCAAAGCGAAAGCTCTTTCTGGGAGGAGCAGGCAATAAAAGTGGCACCATGGCACAGCTGGACTCCCAGGATGGGTGGACCAAGGTGTCCCTTGGTGGCATGATTCATGACACTCAGATGTTGAGTATGAActtggagagtgaagaggagaaTGGTAGGGAAGGTGGCTCCCCAAGAGCTCAGAACAACACTGACTTGCAGTTTGACGCTCAGTCCTGCAAAGAGGAAGAGAACTGGTCTGAGTGCTTCAGTACTGAGCATGTGGAGCAGAAACCTGGGGAGACCAACAACTGGGGGAAAAGGGGATCGAGGATCACCCAGACTCAAGACTCCCCCGGATTACAGGAGGCTCTCAGTGTCCCTTCCAGAAGTTTCTTACACAAGATTCATACACAGCCTCTTAGAAACTCTGTGGGCAGTGATGGGGGCAAGAAGGCAAATAAGGACTCAGCCTCGGAAAACCCGACCAGCTTCTTGGACAGTGAAAGGTCTTTTGGGGCACAGAACAGTGCTGAAGCATCTTCCCTAGACAAGAACTTTCTGGAGCACTTTTCCATGTCTGAGAGTACCCCAGCTCAGCCTTCAACCATTCCCGCCAGCCTGGCAGCAGGATTGGTAAAATCACAGGGCAGTAGAAAAGTCCTGGGCCAGGTGGGTCCAGAAGGCAGCGGGCAGGAAGAGGAGGGTCCCGATAGGTGTGTGCAGGGCAGGCGGGCCTTCCAGAAGTCCAGCAAAGTTCAGGTCCCCGTGGAACATCATGGCGCCAAGCCCTACGTGTGCCAACTGTGTGGGAAGGCCTACTCCCATCGCAGCACGCTCCAGCAGCACAGGCGCCTACATACAGGCGAGCGGCCATACCGGTGTCCCTTCTGCGACAAGGCATACACTTGGTCCTCCGATCACCGCAAGCACATCCGCACCCACACTGGCGAGAAACCCTATGGGTGCCCGGACTGCGGGAGGGCTTTTGTGCGTTCCTCCGATCTGCGCAAACACCAGCGCAACATGCACAGCAACGACAAGCCCTTCCCGTGCGCCCAGTGCGGCTTGACCTTCAACAGGCCACTGTCGCTGCTGCGCCACCAACGCACGCACCTGGGCGCCAAGCCCTTCCGTTGCTCCTCCTGCGGCCGTGAGTTTTCCGTGGCCAGCCGCATGGTGGAGCATCAGCGCGTGCACTCGGGCGAGCGGCCCTTCCCCTGCTCCACCTGCGGCAAGTGTTTCACCAAATCCTCCAACCTGCAGGAGCACCAGACGCTGCACACCGGCCAGAGGCCCTTCAAGTGCGCCGACTGCGGTGTAACCTTCGCGCAGCCCTCGCGTCTGCTGCGCCACCAGCGCATCCACACCGGCGAGAGGCCATTTCCGTGCGCTGAGTGCGGCCAGGCTTTCGCCCGTTCCTCTACCCTCAAGCGGCACCAGCAGATCCACTCTGGGGACAAGGACTTCCTCTGTGCGGAGTGCGGCAGGGCTTTCCGCATCGCGTCCGAGTTGGCACAGCACATCCGCACGCACAATGGGGAGAGGCCTTACCAGTGTGAGGGCTGCGGCCAGACCTTTACCCGCTCCAACCACCTCCAAAGGCATCAAGCCAAGCATGACACCTGCAAGAAGGAGCCTGTCCCTTCCTTTTCCGATGAGTGAGAGCACCAGAGGCTTGTAGCCAAGGGAAGGGAAAGACACCCGCGACTTCACATCCTATTTTACCCTCAAAGCTGTATTGCTAGCCAGACTCACTGGTTACGCCCTCCACTCCCTGGTTTTTGGCTGTGGGGGTGGTGCTTGTACTCCATGTATTTGATGTGTTGGGAGAATATGTAATCCCC
Proteins encoded in this region:
- the Znf648 gene encoding zinc finger protein 648, whose protein sequence is MAQLDSQDGWTKVSLGGMIHDTQMLSMNLESEEENGREGGSPRAQNNTDLQFDAQSCKEEENWSECFSTEHVEQKPGETNNWGKRGSRITQTQDSPGLQEALSVPSRSFLHKIHTQPLRNSVGSDGGKKANKDSASENPTSFLDSERSFGAQNSAEASSLDKNFLEHFSMSESTPAQPSTIPASLAAGLVKSQGSRKVLGQVGPEGSGQEEEGPDRCVQGRRAFQKSSKVQVPVEHHGAKPYVCQLCGKAYSHRSTLQQHRRLHTGERPYRCPFCDKAYTWSSDHRKHIRTHTGEKPYGCPDCGRAFVRSSDLRKHQRNMHSNDKPFPCAQCGLTFNRPLSLLRHQRTHLGAKPFRCSSCGREFSVASRMVEHQRVHSGERPFPCSTCGKCFTKSSNLQEHQTLHTGQRPFKCADCGVTFAQPSRLLRHQRIHTGERPFPCAECGQAFARSSTLKRHQQIHSGDKDFLCAECGRAFRIASELAQHIRTHNGERPYQCEGCGQTFTRSNHLQRHQAKHDTCKKEPVPSFSDE